The genomic stretch GCATTTGGATATCGACTAGACAAAATCAATCAAATTCGCGTAGGATCATAAGCCGCCAAAAAAATCCCATAGACTAATGACCTCTGACAAAATGAAACTGCTGGTTGCAGAAGCAGTTACAGCCCTTGCGCCTACTTTCACTAAAATCGATCTTCATGTAAAAACAAATCTCGAAAGAGTTTTGCAAGCTTTTCGCGATCGCCGTGTGGGCGCACATCATTTTGCCAGTGTGTCAGGCTATGGACATGGGGATATGGGACGCGATGTCTTGGATGAAGTTTTTGCACAGGTTATGGGCGCAGAGTCCGCCGCCGTGCGGGTGCAGTTTGTCTCAGGAACCCATGCGATCGCCTGTTGTCTATTCGGGATTTTGCGGCCCCTTGATGAGCTTTTATCTGTAGTCGGCGCACCCTACGACACCCTCGAAGAAGTCATTGGCTATCCCCTCACCTCCGATAGTACAGGTGCTAACTATGCAGGTTCGCTCAAGGATTTTGGAATTACCTATCGTCAAGTAGAACTCACCCCTGAAGGCGGCGTAAATTGGGAAGCTTTAGCAAAAGCAGTCAAACCCCAAACGCGGATGGTTTTAATCCAGCGTTCCTGCGGCTATGCGTGGCGGCAGAGTTTATCGATTGAAGATATCGAAAGAATTATTCAATTGGTTAAGCAACAAAATCCGAATACTGTCTGTTTTGTCGATAACTGCTATGGCGAATTTATTAGCGATCGCGAACCAACGGCAGTAGGTGCTGACCTCATGGCAGGTTCCCTGATCAAAAACCCAGGGGGAACGATCGCTACCGCAGGCGGCTATGTGGCAGGCAAAGCCGAATATGTCGAACTTGCTGCCCAAAGGCTCACTGCCCCCGGAATTGGACGAGAAGGCGGCGCAACCTTTGACCTTAATCGACTTCTATTTCAAGGTTTATTCCTTGCACCACAAATGGTTGGCGAAGCGATGAAGGGGAGTCACCTTGCAGCCTATGTCTTTGATAAATTGGGCTATCAAGTCAAACCCCTACCCTACGAGCCTCGACGCGATATTATTCAAGCGATTCAATTGGGCGATCCGAAAAAATTAATTGAATTCTGTCGTAATCTTCAGCGCTTTTCCCCCATTGATTCCTATGTCGATCCTGTCCCTGGGGAAATGCCAGGCTATGTTAGCCAGTTAGTCATGGCAGGGGGAACCTTCATTGATGGCAGTACCTTAGAGCTTTCCGCAGATGGTCCCCTGCGTGAACCCTATACTGTATTTCTCCAAGGCGGAACCCATTGGACGCATGTTGCGATCGCCCTTGAGAATTTCCAGATTGATGATTTACAGTAGTTTTTAGTTTTATAGCTGTCGCCAAGTGTATTAGCACATAAAAGCCAAGAAGAGAACGGCGACGCTTTGCGTTGCCGTTCTCTTCTTGGCTTTTGATTTTGTCTTAACACAAGCGACGATATAGGCGCAATTAAATATGAAACCCACAAAACTGTGGCGCACGCGCAGCGTGCGCCACAGTTTTCTACCTAACTATCAGTCATAAATACCTTATTGTTTTCCAGTACTTGGTAAGCAGATTCAGTATCGAGAGGCTTAGAAAATAAGTATCCTTGTCCATAACATTTCGTGAGAGAAGAAGAAAATAGAGTTTTGAGCATTTTTAATTGTGAAAGTGTTTCTATTCCCTCAACTACAACACTTTTTCCTAAAGTAAAAGCTAGAGAACCAATAGCTTTGACAATTATCCACTCTTCATTGTAGATAAAAGAACGATCAATCTTGAGAATATCAATGGGAAAATCCGTTAATCTCCGCAAAGATGAATAACCTGTACCAAAGTCATCAATGCAAAACTGAATATCTAAATCTTTAAGTTGATGAATAATTTGCAAAGTGCGATCGCGATCGCCCATGACCGTAATTTCCGTGATTTCTAACTTTAAGCAATTAGGATTAATTTGATAATTGTCTAAAATTTTTCTTATGTTTTCCACTAAATTAAACTCTGTTAGTTGTTTTGTGGATACATTGACACTCATGGTCAAATTGACATAATTAGGAAACTTTTGTTGCCAAGATTGGAGTTGCTTACAAGCAGTCTCTAAGACCCATAGACCAATCGGATATACTAAGTTGGTTGTTTCCATAAGTTCCACAAAGCTTACGGGTGAAAGAATACCATGTACGGGATGCTGCCACCGAATTAGGGCTTCAAATCCAGTAATTAGCTCTGTTCTTAAATTGACAATTGGTTGGTAAAATAATCGTAATTCTTCGCGCTCAATAGCACTTTTTAAATCTGCATATAAATCCCAATTAAATCCCGTTAAATTGGAAATTTCTGTTTTTAAAATCAGATTTTGATTCTCTAAAAGTTGAGTTTGCTCTAGAAGTTGAGCTTGCAGAGAACTAATTCGCAGGTGAGTTTCGATTCTTGCTAATACTTCAACTAAATGAAATGGTTTATTAATAAAGTCAATCCCACCGACAGCAAAAGCTTCGACTTTTTCTTCGATTCTATCAATAGCACTAATAAAAATAACTGGTATTTGCTGGGTTAATGGATCGCTTTTTAAGTTAATACAAACTTCATAACCATCCATATCTGGCATTTTAATATCCAGCAAAATTAAACTTGGTATATTCGTCTTAGCAAGATTAATCGCACTGATACCATCTGTTGCTTCTAAAACATCATAGCCTTGGTTAATAAGAATATTTGAGAGCGTTTGTATATTGTATTGTGTATCATCGACAACAAGAATGGTCGCTTTGTTTTTGATCATCAGAGATTAAGATGCCAAAGTAGTAATCAAAAATTATATAGCGTTTATAAAATTACTAATATTAACTGATGTTACGTGAAATTAAGATTTACATGCTTTGATCATGGCTAGTTTCAAGGGTTGGATAACAATGACTTTATTGACTTCCCATAAAACTAATAATATGCATATAGCAATCCTAACTCATCTGTAGATTTTGGGATTTGTGGAAGTGCACCTCATTGGAGTACGCTTCCACAAATAATTTGGGATTGCTAGATTCAGTAGCTAGGTACCATTAAACATAAAATCTCTAGAAACTTTGCTTACGAGCAGTGTGCGTATAATTGCCCAAATATTTATCTAGTCTTCATGCGTTAAATATTGTTTTTTATTTTATCTACGGTAAAGTAAAAATCTTCGTAGTATTTATGATCTTGGAATGTTGATTACAGTTAATGCAACGTCTTAGTTTGAGGTATAGGTTCTCAGCTAAGTAGTT from Pseudanabaena sp. Chao 1811 encodes the following:
- a CDS encoding methionine gamma-lyase family protein, which codes for MTSDKMKLLVAEAVTALAPTFTKIDLHVKTNLERVLQAFRDRRVGAHHFASVSGYGHGDMGRDVLDEVFAQVMGAESAAVRVQFVSGTHAIACCLFGILRPLDELLSVVGAPYDTLEEVIGYPLTSDSTGANYAGSLKDFGITYRQVELTPEGGVNWEALAKAVKPQTRMVLIQRSCGYAWRQSLSIEDIERIIQLVKQQNPNTVCFVDNCYGEFISDREPTAVGADLMAGSLIKNPGGTIATAGGYVAGKAEYVELAAQRLTAPGIGREGGATFDLNRLLFQGLFLAPQMVGEAMKGSHLAAYVFDKLGYQVKPLPYEPRRDIIQAIQLGDPKKLIEFCRNLQRFSPIDSYVDPVPGEMPGYVSQLVMAGGTFIDGSTLELSADGPLREPYTVFLQGGTHWTHVAIALENFQIDDLQ
- a CDS encoding two-component system response regulator, with the protein product MIKNKATILVVDDTQYNIQTLSNILINQGYDVLEATDGISAINLAKTNIPSLILLDIKMPDMDGYEVCINLKSDPLTQQIPVIFISAIDRIEEKVEAFAVGGIDFINKPFHLVEVLARIETHLRISSLQAQLLEQTQLLENQNLILKTEISNLTGFNWDLYADLKSAIEREELRLFYQPIVNLRTELITGFEALIRWQHPVHGILSPVSFVELMETTNLVYPIGLWVLETACKQLQSWQQKFPNYVNLTMSVNVSTKQLTEFNLVENIRKILDNYQINPNCLKLEITEITVMGDRDRTLQIIHQLKDLDIQFCIDDFGTGYSSLRRLTDFPIDILKIDRSFIYNEEWIIVKAIGSLAFTLGKSVVVEGIETLSQLKMLKTLFSSSLTKCYGQGYLFSKPLDTESAYQVLENNKVFMTDS